Proteins from one Mucilaginibacter jinjuensis genomic window:
- a CDS encoding Pycsar system effector family protein has protein sequence MNYQKLTDKIAKHVADYYEEHPHPELLYHNFDHTKYVVKAALKIAEYYQLNNEDLFVLTAAAWFHDTGYMVNQLDHEASGAKLAEEYLEKHDVEAGVIDKVVATIMATAMPQNPVTLLEQIMCDADLYHLSKKSFMEKSEELRKEMEALNHKEITKELWWPGTVAFMERHQYTSDYGKRVLEPKKEENLALLKAEIETNHHHTDYEQLEKDVAEDEPKKEKKKDKKDRPEKGIETMFRITSSNNQRLSDMADKKAHILITVNSIILSAIISLVLRRLDENGYLIMPTFILLAVSLTSMTFSILATRPTIPHGTFEQKDLDDKTVNLLFFGNFYRMPMDQYKHGMQLVMDDKEFLYGSLIKDVYSQGAVLGRKYFLLRWAYNVFMFGLIVAVIAFIITSVIHTNSNSAN, from the coding sequence ATGAATTATCAAAAACTGACAGATAAGATTGCCAAACACGTGGCCGATTATTATGAAGAGCATCCTCATCCGGAATTGCTGTATCATAACTTCGACCATACCAAATATGTGGTGAAGGCTGCGTTGAAAATTGCAGAATACTATCAGTTAAATAATGAAGATTTATTTGTATTGACTGCTGCTGCATGGTTTCACGATACCGGCTATATGGTGAATCAACTGGACCATGAAGCAAGCGGCGCGAAACTGGCCGAAGAATACCTTGAGAAGCATGATGTTGAAGCCGGTGTAATTGACAAGGTTGTAGCCACTATTATGGCCACAGCAATGCCGCAAAACCCGGTAACGCTTCTGGAGCAGATTATGTGCGACGCCGACCTTTACCATTTGAGCAAGAAATCATTTATGGAGAAAAGTGAAGAGCTCCGTAAAGAGATGGAGGCTCTGAACCATAAAGAAATTACCAAAGAGCTGTGGTGGCCCGGAACCGTTGCCTTTATGGAACGGCACCAATACACTTCTGATTATGGTAAACGTGTTCTGGAACCTAAAAAGGAGGAGAACCTGGCTTTGCTAAAAGCAGAAATAGAAACCAATCATCACCATACAGATTACGAACAATTGGAAAAAGACGTTGCAGAAGACGAACCGAAAAAAGAGAAGAAGAAGGACAAGAAAGACAGACCTGAAAAAGGTATTGAAACTATGTTCAGGATCACATCGAGCAATAACCAGCGTTTGAGTGATATGGCCGATAAAAAGGCACATATTCTGATTACAGTTAACTCTATCATTCTTTCGGCTATCATCAGTCTGGTGTTGCGCAGGCTGGATGAAAATGGTTACCTGATAATGCCCACTTTTATCCTGCTCGCTGTGAGCTTAACCTCCATGACTTTTTCAATTCTGGCTACCCGTCCAACCATCCCACACGGCACCTTTGAACAAAAAGATTTGGATGATAAAACAGTAAACCTCTTATTCTTCGGTAACTTTTATCGTATGCCGATGGACCAATACAAACACGGCATGCAGCTGGTTATGGATGATAAAGAGTTTTTATATGGCTCTTTAATTAAAGACGTTTACTCACAGGGCGCTGTGCTTGGCCGTAAATATTTCCTGTTACGCTGGGCTTATAATGTATTTATGTTCGGGCTTATTGTGGCAGTGATTGCGTTTATTATAACCTCGGTTATCCACACCAATTCAAACAGCGCCAATTAA
- a CDS encoding MFS transporter, which yields MNILRSLKYRNFKLFFYGQSVSLIGTWMQKTAVSWLVYRLTGSAVLLGIVGFVSLIPSLVLSPYAGSYIERHNRFKVLVYTQVISMLQAGALAAMIYFKYYSIPGIIALSLLQGIINAFDITCRQSLMVEMVDNKEDLPNAIALNSTMTNIARIAGPAVAGIILSTLGEDFCFISNFLSYIAVLSCLFMMKLNLAAVVKPQTDIWTELKEGFKYVSGNKDISSMVIMLGVSSLFVIPFNTLMPLFAKDLFNGDAKTFSWFESTAGLGSVISAVYLANLKNSKGLIKIITIASMLFGISVLLLAHAKLLPIALIFMTFTGIGMMAQTSAINTFIQTHAAPNMRSRAISYYVMAYQGMIPIGSLLIGLMANAMGPRVAMGIEGIVGIVSALLFIMYRNKATEGRLFNKAKHLFAGNN from the coding sequence ATGAATATACTTCGCTCATTAAAATACAGAAACTTCAAACTCTTTTTCTACGGGCAATCTGTATCACTAATTGGTACATGGATGCAAAAAACAGCCGTAAGCTGGTTGGTTTACCGCTTAACCGGTTCGGCAGTACTGCTGGGTATCGTTGGTTTTGTAAGCCTGATCCCTTCACTTGTTTTATCACCTTATGCAGGCAGTTATATTGAACGCCACAACCGTTTTAAGGTACTGGTTTATACACAAGTGATCTCCATGTTACAGGCAGGTGCACTGGCCGCCATGATCTACTTTAAATATTACAGCATCCCTGGCATTATTGCTTTGAGCCTTTTGCAGGGCATCATCAACGCTTTTGATATTACCTGCCGTCAGTCATTGATGGTTGAAATGGTAGATAATAAAGAAGACTTACCTAACGCCATCGCCCTTAACTCAACCATGACTAATATTGCCCGTATTGCCGGCCCTGCCGTGGCGGGTATTATACTAAGTACTTTGGGTGAGGATTTCTGTTTCATCAGTAACTTCCTGAGCTATATAGCAGTATTAAGCTGTTTATTTATGATGAAGCTAAACCTGGCTGCTGTTGTTAAGCCACAAACCGACATCTGGACCGAGTTGAAAGAAGGTTTCAAATATGTATCTGGCAACAAAGACATTAGCAGCATGGTAATTATGCTGGGGGTGAGTAGTCTGTTCGTGATCCCATTCAACACACTGATGCCGCTTTTCGCTAAAGATCTGTTTAATGGTGATGCCAAAACCTTCAGCTGGTTCGAGAGTACTGCCGGATTGGGTTCTGTTATCAGCGCGGTTTACCTGGCTAATTTGAAGAACAGTAAAGGATTGATTAAGATCATTACTATTGCCAGTATGCTTTTCGGCATTAGCGTATTGTTATTAGCTCACGCTAAATTATTACCTATTGCCCTGATATTTATGACCTTTACCGGTATTGGAATGATGGCTCAAACATCAGCCATTAATACTTTTATACAAACACATGCCGCGCCAAATATGCGATCAAGGGCAATCAGTTATTATGTGATGGCTTACCAGGGCATGATCCCGATTGGTAGTTTACTGATTGGTTTAATGGCCAATGCAATGGGTCCGCGGGTTGCTATGGGGATTGAAGGTATTGTGGGCATTGTATCTGCCCTGCTATTTATTATGTACCGCAACAAGGCAACAGAAGGCCGTTTGTTTAACAAAGCCAAGCACCTGTTTGCAGGTAATAATTAA
- a CDS encoding LysR substrate-binding domain-containing protein, which produces MEVRQLGYFVKAAELLHFTNAAEAVYITQSTLSQQIKLLEQELGMPLFDRLGKHVSLTEAGKVFLTHARRILLDIEKGKQAIADLNNMLTGELRVGVTYAFTSMILPVLPIFSKEFPALKIYLEYGAPEDLEFKLKQSELDLILAFHNQSNDPDFDLQPLSKSNIVMAVSKDNKLAKLKSISLKDLMQFNLVLPAKGFSSRNFVDELFEKKKMKPSIRVELNDMHSLLSLIQNSDQVSIINEKALIGWDKLVAIPITGNKLSRQSYVIWNKGAYRKKAAVIFAEELLKVGSEA; this is translated from the coding sequence ATGGAAGTACGTCAGTTAGGATATTTTGTAAAGGCGGCAGAGTTGCTGCACTTTACCAATGCGGCTGAGGCGGTATATATTACACAATCAACCCTCTCGCAACAGATCAAACTGCTGGAGCAGGAACTGGGTATGCCGCTGTTCGACAGGTTAGGCAAACACGTTAGCCTTACCGAAGCCGGCAAGGTGTTCTTAACCCATGCTCGCCGTATTTTGCTCGATATAGAAAAAGGCAAACAAGCCATCGCCGATTTAAACAATATGTTAACCGGCGAGCTGCGGGTAGGGGTTACTTATGCTTTTACCTCGATGATATTGCCCGTGTTGCCCATTTTCTCCAAAGAATTTCCCGCATTGAAAATTTATCTCGAATATGGTGCACCAGAAGACCTCGAGTTCAAGCTCAAACAATCTGAACTGGACCTGATCCTGGCTTTTCACAATCAAAGTAACGATCCTGATTTCGACCTGCAGCCGCTCTCTAAATCGAACATCGTAATGGCCGTATCGAAGGATAACAAACTGGCAAAATTGAAAAGTATCAGCCTGAAAGACCTGATGCAGTTTAATCTCGTTTTGCCGGCCAAAGGTTTCAGCTCCCGCAATTTTGTGGATGAATTGTTTGAGAAAAAGAAAATGAAACCTTCCATCCGGGTAGAACTGAATGATATGCATTCGCTGCTCTCTCTCATCCAAAACAGCGACCAGGTGAGTATTATTAATGAGAAAGCGCTGATTGGCTGGGATAAACTGGTAGCTATACCCATTACCGGTAACAAGCTGTCGCGACAATCGTATGTGATCTGGAACAAAGGCGCTTACCGCAAAAAGGCAGCAGTTATTTTTGCTGAAGAACTGTTGAAAGTAGGCAGTGAAGCATAA